One Echeneis naucrates chromosome 1, fEcheNa1.1, whole genome shotgun sequence DNA segment encodes these proteins:
- the lsm6 gene encoding U6 snRNA-associated Sm-like protein LSm6 isoform X2, whose protein sequence is MNIFSKMSLRKQTPSDFLKQIIGRPVVVKLNSGVDYRGVLACLDGYMNIAIEQTEEYVNGQLKNKYGDAFLRGNNVLYISTQKRKV, encoded by the exons CCAAGATGAGTCTAAGGAAGCAGACCCCGAGTGACTTCCTGAAGCAGATAATTGGGAGACCTGTGGTAGTCAAATTGAACTCTGGTGTCGATTACAGAG gtgtCCTGGCCTGTCTGGATGGCTACATGAACATTGCCATAGAACAGACGGAGGAGTATGTCAATGGGCAGCTCAAGAACAAGTATGGAGATGCTTTCCTCAGAGGAAATAATG TTCTGTACATCAGCACCCAGAAGAGGAAAGTGTAG
- the lsm6 gene encoding U6 snRNA-associated Sm-like protein LSm6 isoform X1: MSLRKQTPSDFLKQIIGRPVVVKLNSGVDYRGVLACLDGYMNIAIEQTEEYVNGQLKNKYGDAFLRGNNVLYISTQKRKV; encoded by the exons ATGAGTCTAAGGAAGCAGACCCCGAGTGACTTCCTGAAGCAGATAATTGGGAGACCTGTGGTAGTCAAATTGAACTCTGGTGTCGATTACAGAG gtgtCCTGGCCTGTCTGGATGGCTACATGAACATTGCCATAGAACAGACGGAGGAGTATGTCAATGGGCAGCTCAAGAACAAGTATGGAGATGCTTTCCTCAGAGGAAATAATG TTCTGTACATCAGCACCCAGAAGAGGAAAGTGTAG